In the Chroococcidiopsis sp. SAG 2025 genome, one interval contains:
- a CDS encoding glutathione S-transferase family protein, with protein MMVAGKWITDENEQNQSGEFHEIPTTFRERVTRDGKSGFKAEALRYHLYVSLACPWAHRTLIMLQLKGLNDVISVSIVDPIMSDKGWMFSDAPGAIPDSVNHAQYLQEIYLKADPNYTGRVTVPVLWNKQSQTIVNNESREIVRMLDVEFAALATQQIDLYPCDLQQKIDETIDAIYLPINAGVYRAGFATSQAAYEEAVTQLFESLDRWETVLGKQRYLCGARLTEADVCMFTTLYRFDSVYHGHFKCNLRRILDYPNLWNYLLDLYQRPQFKTTCNQDYIKRAYYMSMTEINPNRIVPKGPIVDFDQQHDRDRFGSAEEGAIAPAHLPNGCPHLSQFSLLKGDRTRAN; from the coding sequence ATGATGGTTGCAGGTAAATGGATAACCGATGAGAACGAGCAAAATCAAAGCGGTGAGTTCCATGAAATTCCAACAACGTTTCGAGAGCGCGTGACCAGAGATGGAAAGAGCGGGTTTAAGGCAGAAGCTCTACGCTATCACCTCTACGTTTCCTTGGCGTGTCCGTGGGCGCACCGCACCTTAATTATGCTCCAACTCAAAGGGTTGAATGATGTCATCTCTGTCTCTATTGTCGATCCAATTATGAGCGATAAAGGCTGGATGTTTAGTGATGCGCCAGGAGCCATTCCTGACTCGGTGAATCACGCTCAATATTTGCAAGAGATTTATCTCAAAGCCGATCCCAATTACACAGGGCGAGTCACTGTTCCCGTTTTGTGGAATAAGCAATCTCAAACCATCGTCAACAACGAATCTCGCGAGATCGTGCGGATGTTGGACGTAGAGTTTGCTGCATTGGCAACGCAGCAAATCGACTTATACCCATGCGACCTGCAACAGAAGATTGATGAAACTATCGATGCAATTTATCTACCAATTAATGCTGGTGTTTATCGCGCTGGTTTTGCAACTTCGCAAGCAGCCTATGAAGAAGCCGTGACCCAACTGTTCGAGAGTTTAGATCGATGGGAAACTGTTCTGGGCAAGCAGCGTTATTTATGTGGCGCTCGGCTTACTGAAGCCGATGTTTGTATGTTTACAACGCTCTATCGCTTCGACTCGGTGTATCACGGTCACTTTAAGTGCAATTTGCGACGAATTCTTGATTATCCGAATCTCTGGAATTATTTACTGGATTTATATCAGCGTCCCCAGTTCAAAACGACGTGCAATCAGGACTATATCAAACGTGCCTATTACATGAGTATGACCGAGATTAATCCCAATCGAATTGTGCCGAAAGGTCCAATCGTCGATTTTGACCAACAGCACGATCGCGATCGCTTTGGGAGTGCAGAAGAGGGAGCGATCGCTCCCGCTCACTTACCGAACGGCTGCCCCCACCTCTCCCAATTCTCTTTGTTAAAGGGCGATCGCACCCGTGCAAATTAG
- a CDS encoding GAF domain-containing protein — MSQNRQLLDQIAARAKEIVNAQTAVVALAESEGEIVYYAAAVGKHAESILERRGAAATSGLCGVAFGGDQPVLVCQTQGDSRVRQDYVEALGIETALAVPLHYEGKLLGALMVLNRTDDCLFDQTAERVLAHYAQEVAPLVYQYQTASDEGKLREET, encoded by the coding sequence ATGAGTCAAAATCGTCAGTTACTAGACCAGATTGCCGCACGCGCTAAGGAAATAGTAAATGCCCAAACAGCAGTAGTGGCACTAGCTGAATCTGAAGGTGAAATTGTTTACTACGCCGCAGCAGTAGGCAAACACGCCGAGTCGATATTAGAGCGCCGTGGTGCAGCTGCTACTTCTGGGTTGTGTGGCGTAGCTTTTGGGGGCGACCAACCTGTATTGGTCTGCCAGACTCAAGGTGATAGCCGAGTACGACAAGACTACGTTGAAGCATTAGGTATTGAAACAGCTTTAGCCGTCCCTTTACACTACGAGGGGAAGCTATTAGGTGCGCTGATGGTTTTGAATCGCACTGATGACTGTTTGTTTGACCAGACGGCAGAGCGCGTTTTAGCCCATTACGCTCAAGAGGTCGCTCCACTAGTCTACCAATACCAGACAGCGAGCGATGAAGGGAAATTGAGAGAAGAAACCTAA
- a CDS encoding Rieske 2Fe-2S domain-containing protein, giving the protein MTTEANLQGKARDVTQQYTKEETEIFQWTKQWYPVAVVDFLDPTRPHAIQLLGKELVLWRDGSRQWRCFEDFCPHRLAPLSEGRVESDGTLLCAYHGWRFNWEGNCVSIPQSKDKPTEAQHCLNRKSCAVAYPTQERQGLLWVWAESGDSAGIESQLRQPRIVPELENNSDRVVQLFWNIRDLPYGWDFFMENVADPAHVPVSHHGIMGSRYQDDQYYDMIRVREMSNQEGFSFEVVPVATKLSQTIHDFQPPCHMRIVSTYKDGGQLILALYAIPTRPGWCRHIGTQVLVKNEAGKKPDGIGFFALPMPSWLGHVLASLFLHQDAVFLHRQEKILARREKCKWLDAVYTPNPQDKMTIAFRQWLERRAGGGIPWVSECSSDLPPIEQDKQKLFDVWTTHTQDCRVCQDALKNINRLAVVARAAAIACLCLGVIVDSRTVAMKAVVTGSTSLLTAPPTQFWWAIGGAVLFAMLDYLLKKLRRLFYIYQFEHAQND; this is encoded by the coding sequence GTGACCACTGAAGCCAATCTGCAAGGGAAAGCACGCGATGTTACCCAACAATATACCAAAGAAGAAACAGAAATATTTCAATGGACAAAACAGTGGTATCCAGTCGCGGTTGTAGATTTTCTAGACCCAACTCGCCCTCATGCAATACAGTTATTGGGAAAAGAGCTAGTTTTGTGGCGAGACGGCAGTCGTCAATGGCGTTGCTTTGAAGATTTTTGTCCCCATCGATTAGCCCCTCTTTCCGAAGGACGTGTTGAGTCTGATGGTACACTGTTGTGCGCTTATCACGGCTGGCGGTTTAACTGGGAGGGGAACTGCGTTAGCATCCCGCAGTCTAAAGATAAGCCAACTGAGGCGCAGCACTGCTTAAATCGTAAGTCATGTGCTGTTGCTTATCCCACACAAGAGCGCCAGGGACTATTGTGGGTGTGGGCAGAATCAGGTGACTCTGCCGGGATAGAAAGCCAACTGAGGCAACCACGGATCGTCCCAGAGCTGGAAAACAACTCGGACAGGGTAGTGCAGTTATTTTGGAATATCCGCGACCTACCCTACGGATGGGACTTTTTTATGGAAAATGTCGCCGACCCCGCTCACGTACCTGTTTCTCATCATGGAATTATGGGCAGTCGCTACCAGGACGACCAGTATTACGACATGATTCGAGTCCGAGAGATGTCGAATCAAGAAGGATTTTCCTTTGAAGTCGTACCAGTTGCAACAAAGCTTTCTCAAACCATCCATGACTTTCAACCGCCCTGCCATATGAGAATTGTCTCAACCTACAAAGATGGTGGGCAACTGATCCTGGCTTTATATGCTATTCCAACCCGTCCTGGTTGGTGTCGGCATATTGGCACTCAGGTATTAGTCAAGAATGAAGCGGGTAAGAAACCAGACGGGATCGGATTTTTTGCCCTGCCGATGCCAAGCTGGTTAGGTCATGTGCTAGCCTCTTTGTTCCTGCATCAAGATGCCGTCTTTTTGCACCGCCAAGAGAAGATTCTTGCAAGGCGGGAAAAGTGTAAATGGCTGGATGCAGTCTATACGCCCAACCCTCAAGACAAGATGACGATCGCATTTCGCCAGTGGTTGGAGAGGCGGGCGGGAGGCGGTATTCCTTGGGTTAGTGAATGTAGCTCAGACCTCCCACCAATAGAGCAAGACAAGCAAAAGTTATTTGATGTGTGGACAACCCATACTCAAGACTGTAGAGTTTGCCAGGATGCGCTCAAGAATATTAATCGCCTAGCTGTGGTAGCTCGTGCAGCTGCTATTGCGTGTTTGTGTCTCGGTGTCATTGTGGACTCTCGAACTGTGGCAATGAAGGCGGTAGTAACTGGAAGTACATCTCTTTTGACCGCTCCCCCTACTCAATTCTGGTGGGCGATTGGGGGCGCGGTTTTATTTGCCATGCTGGACTACCTGCTCAAGAAGTTGAGGCGGCTTTTCTATATTTATCAGTTTGAACACGCCCAAAATGACTGA
- the istB gene encoding IS21-like element helper ATPase IstB, with amino-acid sequence MSPNNSQITAIETLGFLLKTLKLPHMNNHWQELERQALAGGWSHAQFLLALCESEATQRYQARVQRALKDAHLPPGKAFSNFDFSHCPSLNQPSIMQLAQDRTWLKRGENLLLFGPSGVGKTHLAAAVGRSLVELGARVKFLGATTAVQLLQAAKANLQLQSALLKLDKYDLLILDDISYVKKSEVETSVLFELIAHRYELKSLMITANHPFSAWDEIFTDSTMTVAAVDRLVHHAVILEILAPSFRQQAALQRSSSTDQKQPK; translated from the coding sequence ATGTCCCCCAACAACAGCCAAATAACAGCCATCGAGACTCTGGGCTTCCTACTCAAAACACTCAAACTGCCCCACATGAACAACCATTGGCAAGAGTTGGAGCGTCAGGCTCTGGCTGGGGGCTGGTCACACGCTCAATTCTTGCTAGCACTGTGCGAATCCGAGGCAACACAACGTTATCAAGCGCGAGTGCAACGCGCCCTCAAAGATGCCCACCTGCCACCAGGAAAAGCTTTTTCCAACTTTGACTTCAGCCATTGCCCCAGCTTAAATCAGCCTAGCATCATGCAACTGGCTCAGGACAGAACTTGGTTGAAGCGGGGTGAGAATCTGCTGCTGTTCGGTCCTTCTGGAGTCGGGAAAACTCACTTAGCTGCTGCTGTCGGTCGCAGTTTGGTAGAACTGGGTGCACGAGTCAAGTTTCTGGGTGCCACCACAGCCGTGCAACTGCTACAAGCGGCGAAAGCCAACTTACAACTGCAATCAGCTTTACTCAAGCTCGATAAGTACGATCTGCTGATTCTTGATGACATTAGCTATGTCAAAAAGTCGGAAGTGGAAACATCAGTGTTGTTTGAGTTAATTGCTCACCGCTACGAACTCAAAAGCTTGATGATTACTGCCAATCACCCTTTCAGTGCTTGGGATGAAATTTTTACCGACTCTACTATGACCGTTGCTGCTGTAGATCGCTTGGTACATCATGCTGTCATTCTCGAAATCCTTGCACCCAGTTTTCGTCAACAAGCGGCTCTACAACGCTCTTCTTCTACTGACCAAAAGCAACCAAAATAA
- a CDS encoding cupin domain-containing protein, with the protein MTIDSHGLIQQPGQGNSYWFNRDLYTFKAVGEDTEQAYALCEVVVAPQGGGTPTHRHSRENESFYVQEGEIQFQLDEQIIVATAGTFLHSPKGQLHRFTNTSSTPVKLLVWVTPAGFEKFIAEVGKATNS; encoded by the coding sequence ATGACGATCGATTCTCATGGACTGATACAACAACCAGGTCAAGGTAATTCATACTGGTTTAACCGCGATCTATACACTTTCAAAGCAGTGGGCGAAGATACAGAGCAAGCGTATGCACTATGCGAGGTTGTGGTTGCGCCTCAAGGTGGTGGTACGCCGACCCATAGGCACAGTCGCGAAAACGAATCGTTTTACGTTCAAGAGGGAGAGATTCAATTCCAACTTGACGAGCAGATAATTGTTGCCACTGCTGGAACCTTCCTTCACTCGCCTAAAGGTCAACTGCATCGGTTTACCAACACTAGCTCCACTCCTGTCAAGCTGCTAGTTTGGGTTACGCCAGCCGGATTTGAGAAATTTATTGCCGAAGTCGGGAAGGCAACGAACTCCTAA
- a CDS encoding IS110 family transposase, whose product MPEDKNFSAINLNAAGIDIGADRHWVSVPVGRDNESVRSFGCFTTDLYAMADWLKVCGVKTVAMESTEVYWIPVFQVLESCGLEVRLVNAHYVKTVPGRKTDVLDCQWLQQLHTYGLLSGSFRPQEQICVLRSYIRQRDNLIKSACVHIQRMQKVLTQMNLQLHRVISDITGTTGMAIIRAIVTGERNPDVLASHKDGRVKASCAEIAAALTGDYRPEMVFILQQELQLYDFFQIQISACDAQIEQCLASFGSKVDVNASPLAKPKRRGKKQPGNAPQFDLRSELYRMSGVDFTQIDGLGAVSVLTLISELGLDATRFPTVKHFTSWLGLCPGSRITGGKVKSSKSRRVVNRVAATLRTAAQSLCRSHSALGGFYRRLAARLGAPKAITATAHKLARIFYRLWTTGNLYTDPGLDAYEQQYRERTLKNLKQKAQAFGLELIPISDPTECVS is encoded by the coding sequence ATGCCAGAAGATAAAAACTTTTCAGCCATCAATTTGAATGCCGCAGGCATTGACATTGGTGCTGATAGGCATTGGGTGAGCGTGCCTGTAGGACGGGATAATGAGAGTGTACGCAGCTTTGGTTGCTTCACAACTGACCTATACGCGATGGCAGATTGGCTCAAGGTTTGTGGAGTGAAAACGGTAGCAATGGAATCAACAGAAGTTTATTGGATACCTGTATTCCAAGTTTTAGAAAGTTGTGGATTGGAAGTGAGGTTGGTGAATGCCCATTACGTTAAAACCGTCCCTGGGCGCAAAACAGATGTATTAGATTGTCAGTGGTTGCAACAATTGCATACCTACGGTTTATTATCAGGGTCATTTCGTCCGCAAGAGCAAATATGTGTTTTACGTAGTTATATCCGCCAACGAGATAACTTAATCAAAAGTGCTTGTGTCCATATACAGAGGATGCAAAAAGTCCTGACTCAGATGAACCTACAGTTGCATCGGGTCATTAGCGACATCACCGGCACTACTGGCATGGCGATTATTCGTGCCATTGTTACAGGTGAGCGTAACCCAGATGTGTTGGCATCACACAAGGATGGACGTGTCAAAGCCAGTTGTGCCGAGATTGCTGCTGCCTTAACTGGGGACTATCGACCAGAAATGGTATTCATCTTGCAACAGGAATTACAACTTTACGATTTTTTTCAAATACAGATCTCTGCCTGTGATGCCCAAATTGAGCAATGCTTGGCATCTTTTGGATCTAAAGTTGATGTGAATGCTTCGCCCTTAGCTAAACCAAAACGTCGTGGAAAAAAGCAACCCGGCAATGCACCCCAGTTTGACTTGCGTTCTGAACTGTATCGCATGAGTGGTGTGGACTTTACTCAAATTGATGGTTTAGGGGCTGTGAGCGTACTTACCCTGATCTCAGAGTTAGGGTTAGACGCGACACGCTTTCCCACTGTCAAGCACTTTACGTCGTGGCTCGGTTTATGCCCTGGTAGTCGCATTACTGGCGGCAAAGTTAAAAGTTCTAAATCTCGTCGAGTTGTCAACCGCGTTGCCGCCACTTTACGCACCGCCGCACAATCTCTTTGTCGCTCTCACTCTGCTTTGGGTGGCTTTTATCGCCGTCTAGCTGCTCGCTTAGGCGCACCTAAAGCGATTACTGCCACTGCACATAAGTTAGCCCGTATTTTCTATCGTCTTTGGACAACAGGTAATCTCTATACTGACCCTGGTCTTGATGCCTATGAGCAACAATACCGAGAGCGCACCCTCAAAAACCTGAAGCAAAAAGCTCAAGCTTTTGGCTTAGAACTCATCCCTATTTCTGACCCTACAGAATGTGTTTCTTAG
- a CDS encoding group II intron reverse transcriptase/maturase, whose protein sequence is MVGHSPKASELWTKTPWKKFRRNLFRLQVRVYKAIRAGDKRKAKSLQKLILKSFATRMLAIRQVTQLNAGKRTAGIDGKASLTYFERLNLNQWIKNHYNNWYHQGLREIPIPKKDGKSRILKVPTIADRAWQCLVKYALEPAHEATFHARSYGFRAGRGAHDAQKILQINLKSDANGKEKRILELDIEKCFDRISHTAIMERLIAPQGIKTGIFRCLLAGVNPEYPEQGTPQGGVVSPLLANIALNGIEEIHKSVRYADDMVIILKPNDDAKAILDKISIFLVERGMNASEKKTKLTAATDGFDFLGWHFKVQSNGKFRSVPSVNNFKAFRQKVKEIVNCSNYGATVKAAKLAPIVRGWRNYHRYCKMDETRFSLYFIQKRATKVFNKETKQNRYTSKKLLDKAFPAVPYSENKHVNVKEDKSPFDGDITYWSERNSKLYDSETSLALKRQNHRCGYCGLKMLSDEKAHLHHVDGNHNNWKPKNLLAVHESCHDYIHMSKSTSSERRELGAGKLARPDLTERGGR, encoded by the coding sequence ATGGTTGGACACAGCCCTAAAGCTAGTGAACTTTGGACTAAAACACCCTGGAAGAAATTCCGGCGTAATTTATTCCGCCTACAAGTGCGAGTGTACAAAGCTATTCGAGCGGGAGACAAGCGAAAAGCCAAGTCCCTTCAAAAGCTGATTCTGAAGTCCTTTGCGACGAGAATGCTGGCAATACGTCAGGTAACGCAGCTAAATGCTGGAAAAAGGACAGCAGGGATAGATGGCAAAGCCTCTCTAACTTACTTCGAGAGACTAAACCTGAATCAGTGGATTAAAAACCACTACAACAACTGGTATCACCAAGGGTTAAGGGAAATCCCAATCCCCAAAAAGGATGGGAAAAGCCGCATCCTGAAAGTCCCCACCATCGCGGACAGGGCTTGGCAATGCCTCGTCAAATACGCCTTGGAGCCAGCACACGAAGCAACTTTCCATGCCAGGAGCTATGGATTTCGAGCAGGACGAGGAGCGCATGACGCGCAGAAAATCCTACAAATTAACTTGAAATCAGACGCAAACGGAAAAGAAAAACGAATTCTTGAGTTGGATATCGAGAAATGCTTCGATAGGATAAGCCATACCGCTATCATGGAACGACTCATTGCCCCTCAAGGCATCAAGACAGGAATTTTTCGCTGTCTACTAGCAGGAGTCAACCCAGAATACCCCGAACAAGGGACACCCCAAGGGGGGGTGGTAAGTCCACTACTAGCAAACATTGCGCTCAACGGAATTGAGGAAATACACAAGTCGGTGAGATACGCCGACGACATGGTAATTATACTCAAACCCAATGACGACGCAAAAGCAATACTTGACAAAATCAGCATCTTTCTTGTCGAAAGAGGAATGAACGCCAGCGAGAAGAAGACGAAACTAACCGCCGCGACAGACGGATTTGATTTCCTTGGCTGGCACTTCAAAGTGCAAAGCAACGGGAAGTTTAGAAGCGTCCCTTCAGTGAACAACTTCAAGGCTTTCCGTCAGAAAGTAAAAGAAATCGTCAATTGCTCGAATTATGGTGCTACGGTCAAGGCGGCAAAGCTAGCCCCGATAGTCAGAGGTTGGAGGAATTACCACCGCTACTGCAAGATGGACGAGACACGATTCTCGTTGTACTTCATTCAAAAAAGAGCGACTAAGGTATTCAATAAAGAAACCAAACAGAACCGATACACCAGTAAGAAACTACTGGATAAAGCGTTCCCTGCGGTTCCTTACTCCGAAAACAAACACGTCAACGTCAAAGAAGATAAATCACCCTTTGATGGCGATATAACCTACTGGAGCGAGCGTAACAGCAAACTCTATGACAGCGAAACCTCTCTTGCCTTAAAAAGGCAAAACCATAGATGCGGATATTGTGGCTTAAAAATGCTTAGTGATGAGAAGGCACACCTACATCATGTAGATGGCAACCATAACAATTGGAAACCAAAGAACCTTCTAGCCGTTCACGAAAGCTGCCACGATTACATTCACATGAGCAAAAGCACTAGCTCAGAACGTCGGGAGCTGGGTGCGGGGAAACTCGCACGCCCAGATCTAACAGAGAGGGGCGGGAGGTAA
- a CDS encoding DUF3096 domain-containing protein has product MLDFPLLAQKTSNIAFSISINGVVALIAGILILFLPRLLNYIVAVYLIVIGLVEIFNLRT; this is encoded by the coding sequence ATGCTCGACTTTCCTCTTCTAGCACAAAAGACTTCTAATATCGCCTTCAGTATCAGTATCAACGGAGTTGTCGCTTTAATAGCAGGGATACTGATTCTTTTTCTTCCACGACTACTTAATTACATTGTGGCAGTGTATCTAATTGTTATCGGGCTAGTGGAAATCTTCAATTTACGTACTTAG
- a CDS encoding alkaline phosphatase D family protein, with protein MQRFELERLLSNPIRRRHFLTAAGAMTGLAIATALPRKVIASPKFSADPFSLGVASGDPLPDGVVLWTRLAPDPLNGGGMPEQNVPVQWQVAADENLRQIVRTGTVMATPEFAHSVHVEVQGLQPNRWYWYQFRVGDEISQIGRTRTAPKDGDRIDQLNFAFVTCQKWEDGFYSAYHRLAEESLDLVFHLGDYIYEYGIDSTGGVRNVSLPESYRDETKTLLQYRLRYALYKTDPDLQKAHALFPFVVTWDDHEVDNDYTDAISENNDPVEEFLKRRAAAYQAFYEHIPLRRFSVPRGAELRLYRRLTFGDLATFSVLDTRQYRSNHPCGDGETPRCEAALDPSKTMTGDRQERWLFEGLDRSRTRWNVLAQQVLMAQLDHKVGAGEIFWNDSWDGYPLARDRVLNYIAQRKIANPVVITGDWHSTFVNDLKLDFKDPNSPTVATEFVTPSLTTNGDRIVYGPYYGPFIPENPHIQFFDGDRRGYFRVNLNGERWQTDLRFVTTVSRSDAPVYTAASFVVENGRPGIQPA; from the coding sequence ATGCAGAGATTCGAGCTGGAGCGGCTGTTATCGAATCCAATACGGCGACGACACTTTCTGACAGCAGCTGGAGCAATGACTGGGTTGGCGATCGCCACTGCGTTACCAAGAAAAGTCATTGCTAGCCCCAAGTTTTCTGCTGATCCATTCAGCCTGGGTGTAGCTTCTGGCGATCCACTACCAGATGGCGTAGTACTGTGGACGCGACTGGCTCCAGACCCGCTCAACGGCGGTGGAATGCCAGAACAGAATGTTCCCGTGCAGTGGCAAGTAGCTGCCGATGAAAATCTGCGACAAATTGTTCGCACTGGCACAGTTATGGCTACTCCAGAATTTGCCCACTCCGTCCACGTCGAAGTGCAAGGACTACAGCCCAATCGCTGGTATTGGTATCAGTTTCGGGTAGGGGATGAAATCAGCCAAATTGGACGCACTCGTACTGCTCCTAAAGACGGCGATCGCATAGACCAACTCAACTTTGCATTTGTGACTTGCCAAAAATGGGAGGATGGCTTCTACTCTGCCTACCACCGTTTAGCCGAAGAGTCACTAGATTTAGTCTTCCATTTGGGTGACTACATTTACGAGTACGGGATCGATTCCACGGGTGGGGTACGCAATGTATCTTTACCTGAAAGCTACCGAGATGAGACGAAGACGCTCTTGCAGTACCGCCTCCGCTATGCATTGTATAAAACAGACCCCGACCTACAAAAAGCTCACGCTCTATTCCCCTTTGTGGTGACTTGGGACGACCACGAAGTGGACAACGACTACACTGATGCCATATCAGAGAATAACGATCCGGTTGAAGAATTCCTTAAACGACGAGCGGCTGCCTATCAAGCTTTCTACGAACATATACCACTACGCCGCTTCTCCGTACCACGGGGAGCCGAGTTGCGCCTTTATCGACGATTGACTTTTGGAGATTTAGCAACGTTTAGCGTACTTGATACGCGACAGTATCGTAGCAACCACCCCTGCGGCGATGGGGAAACGCCTCGTTGCGAAGCGGCGCTAGACCCATCTAAGACAATGACTGGTGACAGGCAAGAACGTTGGTTGTTTGAAGGTCTTGACCGTTCCCGAACGCGCTGGAACGTACTCGCTCAGCAAGTGCTAATGGCTCAATTAGATCACAAAGTTGGAGCGGGAGAGATCTTCTGGAATGATTCTTGGGATGGATATCCCCTAGCACGCGATCGCGTTCTCAACTATATCGCTCAACGGAAAATAGCGAACCCAGTCGTGATTACTGGAGATTGGCACTCTACATTTGTCAACGACCTCAAGTTGGATTTTAAAGACCCTAACTCTCCAACTGTGGCGACGGAGTTCGTGACTCCCTCACTGACGACTAACGGCGATCGGATTGTTTACGGTCCCTACTATGGTCCATTTATTCCAGAGAACCCGCATATTCAGTTTTTCGATGGCGATCGTCGCGGCTATTTCCGCGTCAACCTGAATGGCGAACGCTGGCAGACCGACTTACGCTTCGTGACAACTGTGAGCCGTTCGGATGCGCCCGTGTATACCGCTGCTTCATTTGTCGTCGAAAACGGTCGTCCAGGTATCCAGCCAGCTTAG
- a CDS encoding haloacid dehalogenase type II yields the protein MTSKGIVVFDIIGTCFSLEKPRQRLVELGAPTHALEVWFAQTLRDAFALSHAGSYQPLKEVLEAELPRTMKLLSVDTNATQLSHVVKSFAELELQPDALEAFQILTKANWQLVALTNGSEDSTRKLLERANAIQYFSNILSCDAIQKTKPHPDVYAMVERDTQDDVWMVAAHAWDIAGAARAGLKTAFITQQEKEYLAVYPQPTAIAENLAEAAIRIVEAS from the coding sequence ATGACATCTAAAGGCATTGTAGTATTTGATATCATTGGCACTTGCTTTAGCTTAGAAAAGCCCCGCCAGCGACTAGTGGAATTGGGCGCTCCCACTCATGCCCTAGAGGTATGGTTTGCACAAACGCTACGAGATGCCTTTGCCTTGTCTCACGCTGGCAGCTATCAACCGCTTAAAGAAGTACTAGAGGCTGAGCTGCCCAGAACCATGAAGTTGCTGAGCGTTGATACAAATGCCACACAGTTGTCGCACGTAGTCAAATCCTTTGCCGAGCTGGAGTTGCAACCGGATGCTCTAGAAGCTTTTCAAATCTTAACCAAAGCTAATTGGCAACTGGTTGCTTTAACTAATGGTAGCGAGGACTCGACGCGCAAACTACTGGAACGTGCTAACGCCATCCAATACTTTAGTAATATCCTTTCCTGCGACGCTATCCAAAAGACAAAGCCGCACCCCGATGTCTACGCTATGGTCGAGCGAGACACCCAAGACGATGTGTGGATGGTTGCTGCCCACGCTTGGGATATTGCTGGTGCTGCTCGTGCTGGCTTGAAAACTGCTTTCATCACTCAACAAGAGAAGGAATATCTTGCTGTTTATCCGCAACCAACAGCGATCGCTGAGAATTTAGCGGAAGCTGCGATTAGGATCGTGGAAGCATCATAG
- a CDS encoding DUF2171 domain-containing protein: MDISQIKEDMPVYADGPGGLAGASEELIGAVDKVEGGKYIKLTKHSAADGQHHWFPVEWVRAVDERAVYLKKTVDEVKAEIINQQPAGN; encoded by the coding sequence ATGGATATATCACAAATTAAAGAAGATATGCCTGTTTACGCGGATGGTCCTGGTGGTTTGGCGGGAGCATCGGAAGAACTAATTGGCGCAGTAGACAAGGTGGAAGGCGGCAAGTATATCAAGTTGACAAAGCACAGCGCTGCTGATGGACAACACCACTGGTTTCCAGTTGAATGGGTTAGGGCAGTGGATGAACGGGCAGTGTACCTGAAAAAAACGGTAGACGAAGTGAAGGCAGAAATAATCAACCAGCAGCCCGCTGGTAATTAA